A part of Synechococcus sp. KORDI-49 genomic DNA contains:
- a CDS encoding phycobilisome rod-core linker polypeptide codes for MPFGPASLLGVERFSQESEAPLELIPGDDDAKKEQIIRAVYKQVLGNAYVMESERQLVAESQFKLGEISVRELVRRIAKSELYRERLFDACSRYRYIELAFRHLLGRAPVDFDEMRAHAERLDSLGYDADIDSFLDSSDYQDTFGEWTVPYQRGWKTESCGTLQEFTWSFQLLRGNSSSSLKGDLSGIRSKLGGNAYQNRPMAVVAPSSTEPGGWSFRPSKNLQDAPTRHGVGAGEQGKTYRVEVTAYSANNVRRISRYTRSNRVYFVPFDKLSEQFKRIHAEGGKISSITPVN; via the coding sequence ATGCCTTTCGGTCCTGCCTCGCTCCTCGGGGTCGAGCGTTTTTCACAAGAGAGCGAAGCTCCTCTTGAGCTGATTCCCGGCGACGACGACGCCAAAAAAGAACAGATCATTCGGGCTGTCTACAAGCAGGTGCTGGGCAACGCCTACGTGATGGAAAGCGAGCGCCAGCTGGTAGCCGAATCACAGTTCAAGCTCGGTGAGATCAGCGTGCGCGAGCTGGTGCGTCGCATCGCCAAGAGCGAGCTTTACCGCGAAAGGCTCTTCGACGCCTGCTCCCGTTACCGCTACATCGAGCTGGCATTCCGCCATCTGCTCGGACGCGCTCCTGTCGATTTCGATGAAATGCGCGCCCACGCCGAGCGCTTGGACAGCCTCGGCTACGACGCTGACATTGACAGCTTCCTCGACAGCAGCGACTACCAGGACACCTTCGGCGAGTGGACGGTTCCCTACCAGCGAGGCTGGAAGACCGAATCCTGCGGCACCCTGCAGGAGTTCACCTGGAGTTTCCAGTTGCTGCGTGGCAACAGCAGCAGCAGCCTGAAGGGCGACCTTTCCGGCATCCGGAGCAAGCTCGGCGGCAACGCCTACCAGAACCGTCCGATGGCCGTGGTGGCCCCCTCCTCCACGGAACCCGGCGGCTGGAGCTTCCGCCCCTCCAAGAATCTTCAGGACGCACCGACCCGCCACGGCGTTGGTGCCGGCGAACAAGGCAAGACCTACCGCGTGGAAGTCACGGCCTACAGCGCCAACAACGTGCGTCGGATCTCCCGCTACACCCGCTCGAACCGGGTGTATTTCGTGCCCTTCGACAAGCTCTCCGAGCAGTTCAAGCGCATTCATGCCGAGGGCGGGAAGATCTCCAGCATCACGCCCGTGAACTGA